The genomic interval TGACCTTATACGTCAGCACCGCCCAGGTGCCAAAGAGAAACACCACGCCCTGCTCGCCGTAGTATGACCACGAAATCATCGTCGACAGCGCAAAGAGCCAGCAGGTCAGCGTAACGAGCCACTTGCCAAGGCCAGGGATTGCGCGATCAAAGGCATTGCCCGTCAGCGAAGCGCCGACAAGATCGCGATAAATACCGGTGCTGACCAGTCGCACTTCCGTGCCGTCAGGGGTAACCGGTTCACTCCAGTCCTTCGGGTTTAGCGTCAGACTTGACCACGACACGTAGAGATCATCCGTCTTGATCCCGGCTGCCTCGAGACTTTCCTTGAGTTCCCGATGCAAGCGTGCCTGCTTGGGCTTAAGGTCGGCCGGCGCCTCGCTGAAATCATCCTCGGTTGCCTTCTTGATCTCTCCACCGATGCGAATCCGATTCTGATGCGTGCTCTTGTTCTGGTTGTTCGGCACTTCCGCAAGCAGGAACAGTCGATTCCCCGGGAGCCAGGCGTCCGGCGCCGGCAGTACGGGAATCTGGTCGAGCCTCGGGGAGGCCTGAACGGTCCACTCCAGTTGCGTCTTGGCTTCACCGGCGTCGTCCAGCACTGGCTGGTCGTCGTCATCGAGCACGGGCGACACGGCCCTGATGAGTGAGAGGTCGCCGGCGTACTCGCCTTCCGCTTCACGATTCCAGGTGTTGGTCGAGAGAATGACCAGCGCGGTGAGTGTGCAGACCATGCAGGTATCAACGAAGGGCTCCAGTCCCGCCACGACGCCTTCGCGCACCGGCTCATCCGTCTTCGCAGCCGAGTGGGCGATAGGCGACGAACCCTGACCGGCTTCATTCGAGAACAGGGCGCGTCGCAGGCCGGTCGTCAGTCCAAACCACGCGGAAGCACCGAGGAACGCGCCGCCAGCCTCGGTCGGGCTGAAGGCGTCCTGCACGATAAAGAGGAGCATGCTCGGGACGTTCTTGCCCTGCATGAAGAGCACCACGATGCCCGCGATGATGTACATGCCGCACATGAACGGCACGAGTTTGCCGGCCACCGCGCCGATGCGCTTGATGCCGCCGATGATGACCATGGCTGTCAAACTCGCCAGAACGATCCCGGTCGCGATCTGCGGAATGCCGAAATACTGATTGGTGATATTGGCCACATTCCAGACCTGGAACATGTTGCCGCCGGTGACGGTCGAGATGAGCAGCGTCACGCAGAAGATCGCGCCGATGATCCACGCAATCGGCTTGGCCGCTCCGCCCACCCGGTCACCGAACCCGCGCTTGATGACCCACATCGCCCCGCCGTGCGGATTGTCCGGATCACTCGTATCCCGGTACAGCATCGCCAGCGTCACCTCGACGCTCTTGATCGCCATGCCCAGGAAGCCCACGACCCACATCCAGAAAACCGCGCCTGGCCCGCCGACGGCCACCGCCACGGCCACGCCGCCGATGTTGCCCAGTCCGACAGTCGCGGAAAGCGCCGCCGACAGAGCCTGAAAGTGGTTGATGGCGCCCGGATCGTTCTTGTCGTCGTACTTGCCGCGGATCACGGACACGCCGTGCGTGAGGGCCCGGAACTGGATGAACTTGCTCCAGATCGTGAACAGCAGGCCGACTCCCAGCAGCACCACAAACGTGTGCTGGCCCCAGAGAATCTCGTCCACGAAAGTCGGCACGTACCTGTTGTACAGATCGAGAAACGCCTGCAGTGGATTCATGCGATACTCCTTGACGACACGGACGCCTCAGGGACACGGGGGCGGTGTAGGGACACGGGGCGGTGTATGGTCTCCGACCCGCGCGGCCGAGTCAATCCCGATCGCCATTTGCAAAGCCCGACACGCCGCCTTGGCCGATACGCTTATAGTGCCGCCCAGCCCCGATCACGGCGCCTAATTCATCGTTCATCCATCGCGAGGAGTCAGCACGACATGGCAGAATCACGTGGCCAGTGGGGATCTCGATTCGGCTTCGTCCTCGCCGCCGCCGGCTCGGCCGTCGGGCTCGGGAACATCTGGAAGTTCCCCTACATCACCGGCGAAAACGGCGGCGGACTCTTCGTCCTCATCTACCTCATCTGCATCGCGCTGGTTGGCATACCCATCATGATGGCCGAAATCATGATCGGCCGGGCCGCGCAAAAGCAGCCCGTCGCCGCGTTCCATACGCTCCAGGGCGGCCGCAGCGCCTGGGCGGGCGTGGGCTGGCTGGGCCTGCTCGCCGGTTTCATCATCCTGTCCTACTACATCGTCGTCGCAGGCTGGGCGATGGACTTCACCCTCAAGGCCGCCGCCAACTTCACCCAGCCCATCAGCGAGGTCGCCAACCTCGAGGCGACCAGGTACCGCGTCGACACGCCCGTCGCTGAAATGCGCGACACGCTTGTGCAGCGCCGCGCGGCCGATCTCTCACGCGACCCCATCAGGACCATCCAGGCGGAACTCAGGCCTTCCGTATGGAAGACCTACGGCCTCTTCGAAGCCGTCGTCAAAGGGTCCGGCGATCCAGAGGCGGCTCGCGCGATCCTCCTCGAAGAGCCCGAATTCCGCGCGGCCGTCCGGGCGGTGGAGGAACTCAGCCCGGCAATTGACGAAGTCGAAAAGAAAGCCGAGCAGAGCGCGATCGATGAATACGCCGGCTCGACTGACACGCAGATCCGTGATCAAGCCGAGACCGTCAAACGCCGCGCCGTCGTCTTCGATCGGGTGCAGGCGGCGTTTCTCGACGTGGCGCAGGACGGCTGGACCAGCATGTTTTGGGCCGCCATCTTCATGCTCATCACCATCCTCATCGTCGCCGCCGGCGTCAGCGACGGCATCGAACGATCCTGCATGATCATGATGCCCGCCTTGCTGCTGCTCATCCTCGCCATGGTCCTCTACGGCATGACGACCGACGGGTTCGGCCAGGCCGTGAGCTTCATCTTCAAGCCCGACATTCACAAGCTCAAGCCCAGCGGCATCCTCGAAGCGCTCGGCCACTCCTTCTTCACTCTCTCGCTGGGCATGGGCGCCATGATCACTTACGGCTCATACCAGAGGACCAAAGGAGGACTGCTCGGTCAGTCCGTCGCCATTGCCGGCTTCGATACTCTCGTCGCCCTGCTTGCCTGCCTGATGATCTTCCCAATCACCTTTGCCTACGGCCAGGAGCCCAGCGCGGGACCCGGCCTGGTCTTCATGAGCATGCCACTGGCGTTTGCCGAGATCGGGCGCGGCGGCATGCTGCTGGCCATCATGTTCTTCTCGCTGCTCACCTTCGCCGCCCTCACCTCTTCCATCTCGCTGCTCGAAGTCGTCGCATCCTACTTCATCGACGAGCATGGCTGGAAGCGCCACCGTGCTGCGTGGACACTGGGCATCGTCATCTTTGCCTTCGGCGTGCCCTCTGCGTTTGCCATGTCTTCCAGCTTCCCCATGCACGGCTGGCAGCCGAGTTTCGGCAAGAACTTCTTCGACACCATGGATTACCTTGCGTCCAACTGGATGCTGCCCCTCGGCGGCCTGTTCATCGCCCTCTACGCAGGCTGGGTCATGCCCGCGCGATTGCGCGACGCGGAACTCACTGGTATGTCGACTGCCCTCGCCATGGGCTGGCTCATGCTCATCCGTGTGGTCGCCCCGCTGCTTGTCATCATCGTGCTCATGCAGAAAGTCGGCCTCCTCGACGCGGATGAGTTCTTTTACGGACTCGTGCATTGACGGCGAAGTGAACCGCTGTCAAGTCGGAAGACGACAAGGCCCCGGCACGGTGTGTCGGGGCTTTGGGCGGGTGTCGAACTCTGAATCGGCGCGCAATCGTCAGTTGAACGTGAAATCAACCAAGTTGCTCACCTTGCAACTCGACTGCTCAACCGCCTGCAGAAGCACGCGCCGACCGCTCGCGGCGGGCGGGACGAAGCGGGTGAGATCCGTGTCGCCGAACACGTCGGCCACTTGGCTGCCGGCGATGATCGGAGCGTTCATTCCCACGGTCACCCCTGGGCAGCCGGGAACGTTGGTCGATCCGCTTCGCAGCCCATAGATGAAGTGCACCCGCGCGCCCGGCGTGGCGCCGTGGGCTGAGAAGACGTTGTTCACCCCGGCCGTTCCCGGCGACGGTGCATCAAGCGCAAAAGTCCCAAGCCGGACTGTCACGGTGTCAATCAGGATGTACACCACATCATCGCCGCTGGGCCCGGCGGAAAGGAGCAGTTCATCGAACTCGGCTCCGCCCAGCGAAAGAAGATTGTGTCGCACGAATCCTCCCGTCGAAAGCGTCACAGTGTCGCTGGCGACGAGTTGGCCGCCGAGAAACGCTTCCAGCGTGAGGGTGCGGTTGTTGTGCAGGTTGCCGAAGTCGTACACGTGAATGCTCGCGGTGTCGGCGCGCCCGGAGACGGGTTCGATGTGCAGCGAACCGAACTGCCCGAATGACGCGGCGTTACCCGGCACCCACCCGCCGAACGCCAGCGCATTTGGAGCGCTGAAGCCCGGCTGACCCGCAAGCGTTCCGTCGGCACGGTCAGCCATCATCATGCTCGGCGGGGGCTCGCTGCGATTGTCGTACTCGAAGAACCGCATTCCCGCTTCGACGAACTCTTCGCCACCCGCCCCTTCCGGATAAGCATCAAACGTGGCGGTCTGTCCCATTGCGGCTGCAGAGCCCAGCAGCAGGGCTGCTGCAATCGAGATTCCCGACTTCATCCTGTTCCCCTTTCTCTGACGGAGGTGCGCCCGCGGCGAGGTCGCATCAAGCAAGTGTGCGCTCCAGAACTGGTTTCAACAACGGGGAAACGGCCGCGATTGCGCGAATCGAAAAGCCCCGGCACTCCGTGCCGGGGCTTTGGATCGATACCGAAATCTGAGCGGACCGGCGGCGTCAGTTGAACGTGAAATCAACCAGGTTGCTCACCGTGCAGCTCGACTGCTCCACCGCCTGGATCAGCACGCGCCGGCCGCTGGCGCCGCCGGGCACGAACTTGACGAGCACTGCATCTCCAGTGTTGCTCGCGATGGCGCTGCCGGCGATGGCCGGCGAGGCCATATCCACCGTCACGCCCGGGCAGCCGGGCACGTTGGTCGAACCCGTGCGCAGGCTGTAGACGAAGTGGACTCGGGCGCCGGGCGTGGCGTCGTGCGCCTCAAAGGTGTTGTTGACGCCGGCGTTTCCCGGCGCCGGCGGATCAAGGGAGAGTTCGCCGCCACCCTGGAAATTGACGGTGACGGTATCGACAAGGATGAACGCGACGTCCGTCGTGTTGGGCCCGGCGAACATCCGCAGGTGGTCAAACTCAGGGCCGTCGATGTTCAACTGGCTGTGCCGGATGGAAAACCCGCTGGGCAGGTTGATGGTATCGGTGCCCACGACGTTGCCGTTGAGCGTGGCTTCGAGGTTGAGCGTGATTCCCGGGTCGTTGCCGAACGAGTAGATGTTGACAATCGCCAGGTCGGCCGTGCCGCTGACGGGTTCGATCTCCATCGAGCCGAAGCGCGTGAACGCGGCGCCGTTGCCGGGCGAATAGCCGCCAAAGCCCAGCGTGTTGGGCGGGGTGAACTCCGGCTGGCCGGTGAGATTGCCGTCGGCCCACTCGGCGACCATCATGCTCGGCGGCGGATCGAGGCGGTTGTCGTACTGGTAGAAGCGGATCCCGCCGTCGGTGAAGTCGCGGCCGATGGCGCCCTCCGGAAACGAGTCGAAGTTGGCCACCTGCCCGAATGAAGCGCCGGCCGCAGCCAGAAGCGCAGCGAACGCCAGAGATGCCCTTGCCTTGATCATCTTTTTCTCCCTTTCCTTGGTGTGTGAGCGGAGCGAGCGGCCGGGCGCCTCTGCAGCGCCCGTCGCCAATGAAGAGAGTGTCGCCGATGCGCGACGCTTCGTCAATAGGAAAAGCAACTGAATCCCCGTTTCGCGCCGCCGATGGGAGAATTCAGCTGACCACGAACGTCGCTTCGCAGCCTGGCGCTTCGGTGACGCTGACGCGATCGAGCCGCACGCCCGCGGGCAGACCGGGCCGCAGCCGCTCGGCGATGTGCTGGGCGACGCGTTCGGCCGATGCGTTTCGCCCCCGAAAAGCCTCGGCGTCGTTGAGATTCGCATTCTGAAAGGGTGCGATGACGGCGTCAATGACCTCTTCCAGAGCGTGGAAGTCGCACAGCAAGCCGTCCGCGTCCAGACGATCGCCGGCGACGATGACCGTCACGCGCCAGTCGTGGCCGTGCAGGGGCTCGGCAGCGCCGCCGAGCGTCAGGGCGTGGGCGGCTGAAAACACCCGTTTCACACTGAGTTGGAACATGGGCGGATCGTAGCGCGGCAAAAAGCCGCTCTTTTGCGGCCGGCTTCCGAGTTGCCGCTCAATCGGGCCTCATTATCGGCCGATGGGCTGTGGGAAACGTCACCCCAGCGGGCGAGAAGACCAGATGCGAGAGATCACCATTCACAATCTGCGCGCGGGCAACGTGCTGCCGCTCGATCTGTACTCGATCTACGGCATCAAACTGCTGGCGCGCCGGACCACCATCACACCGGCGCTGCTCGAACACCTTTCGACAATTGGGCCTCGCTTTTACCTCGCCGACAACGCCCGGGCCTTCGCCCCGCTGGCCGTGCTGCGGGAAGTGCACCCGGCGGATCTGAAGCGCAACGACCGGGCCAGGAGCGATCTGGTCGGGCTCGGCGGGCGCGTCACGGCCCAGGCCGGCGCCGTGCTCGAGCCGCACCATCTCGATGCGCTCGCCTCCGGGGCCTTTGAAGTCGTGCGCAGCGAGCCCGAGCACATCGCGGCCTGGCGCCGCAAAGTGTCCAATGAGATTCTCGAGCGTCGACAGCACCAGTGGCTGACGCTCGATCAGAACGCGCCGGTGGAGGATGATGCGCTCGGCCTGGGCAAGAGCACCCAAGGGAGCTGGCCGGGCATCGAAGAAATCATCGCTTGGCGCGACGAGCGCGTGGACCTGCTGCGCGGACAGTACGCGCGCCTGCTGGCGGGGCTACCCGTGGAACTCGCGCTGCTCTACCGGATGGTCGATGAACTCATCGGCATGCTGCGTCGAAGCCCGAGCCACTATGCGCAGATCGCGCTGCTGTGCCCGCGCGCCGCCGACTACCTGCCCGACCACGCCCTGAGCACCGCGGCCCTGGCGATCAGCATTGCGGCGCGGCGGTCCTGGCCGGTTGAGCACATCCGCTTGGCCGGCCTCGCCGGCCTCGTGCACGACGTCGGCATGCTCCTGCTGCCTCAACGCCTGCGCACGGAAGCTGAAGACCTCGATGAGGTGGACCGCGCCCGGGTGCTGCGACATACGGCCTACTCGGTCGCCCTGCTCGACGACGTCATCGACCTGCCTGACGCAGTGGTCTGCGCTGCCTACCGGCATCACGAGCGCGACAATGGCAAGGGTTACCCCGAGGGCCTGCGGGCGCGCGGGATCGGCGATCTCGCCCGGCTGCTGGCCGTGGCCGACATGGCCGCCGCGCTCAATGAGCCTCGCCCCTTCCGCCCCCAGCCGCTGGCGCACGAGGCAATCCAGACGATGGTGCAGTACGGCGTGGATGGGTTCATCCACCGGCCGCTGGTCCGGGCTCTCGTCGAGACCGTCGGCCTGTATCCGATCGGCAGTTACGTGCGACTCTCGAGTGAGCGCCTGGCCCTGGTCGTGGGCATGCACATCGATGCCCCGGACCGGCCCATCGTGCGGCTGTGCGACGAGCACGGCTGCATGCACGGCGACGTGATCGACCTGACGCGCAACGAGCCGTGGGAACTGTTCGTTCTGGACGGCACGAAAGGTCCGGGCGAGGAGTTGGCGCGCCGGAACCGGCTGGCCGGCTGACCGGCTCACCGGCCAAACCTGCCCGCCTATGCTCCGCACGTCATGTCAGCGAACCTCGAAGCAGCATTGATGCTCTCCGTTTCCGGTGCGCGCGGCATCGTCGGCCGGTCGATGACGCCCGCGGTGGCGGCGCGGCTGACCCGCGCCTTTGCCCAGGATCTGATCGACCGCTCAGCACGCCGCGGAACCGTCGTCATCGGCCGGGATGGCCGGCCCTCGGGAGCCGATCTCGAAGCGGTGGCAGCGGCAACGCTGGACGCCATGGGCTTCCAGCCCGTTCGCCTGGGAGTCGCCACCACGCCCACCACCGCCATCATGGTCGCGCACCTCGGCGCCGTCGGTGGAATCGTCATCACGGCCAGCCACAACCCCATCGAGTGGAACGGCATCAAGTTCCTCACCGCGCGCGGCTCCGCGCCCGGCGCTATCGACGCTCAGCGCATTATCGATCGATTCAGAAACTTCGAGGGAGATGACGCAACGCCGCAGGCGGGCGCGAGCGCTGCTCGTGATGAGTCCGCCGCGCGCGTTCACGTCGAGCGCATCCTGGCGCACATCGAACCGGCGCCGATCGCGGCGCGGCGCTTCAAGGTCGTGCTCGATTCCGTGAATGCGTCAGGTGGCGCGGCGGGGCGTCTGCTGCTCGAGCGACTCGGCGCCCAGATCGTTCACCTCAACGGCGAGCCGACCGGCGTCTTCGCGCACACTCCGGAACCGATGCGCGAAAACCTGACCGACCTCGCGGCTCAGGTCGCCGCACATGAAGCCGACGTCGGTTTCGCCCAGGACCCGGATGCCGACCGCCTGGCCATCATTGACGAACGCGGTCGCTACATCGGCGAAGAGTACACATTCGTTCTGGCCGCTGAGCAAGTGCTGGCGCAGAGCGGTGGCGGAAAAAGCGTCGCGGTCAATCTTTCTTCGAGTCGCATGATCGACGACGTGGCGGCCAGCCACGGCTCGCGCGTCTTCCGGACTCCGGTAGGCGAGGCGAACGTCGTCGAGGCCATGGTGCGGCACGGCTGCGCCCTCGGCGGCGAAGGAAACGGCGGCGTGATCTGGCCCGAGATCTGCTTCGTGCGCGACAGCCTCAGCGGCATGGCGCTGGTCCTGTCGCTGCTGGCCCGGCGCGGCACGGCTCTGAGCGAGATCGTTTCCGCCATGCCGTCTTATGCCATCGAGAAGAGCAAGTGCGCCATTCGACCGGGTCTGGCGCAGCGAGCCATCGACGCCCTCGCCTCGCGCTACCGCGAAGCGCGGCAGGACACCCAGGACGGCCTGCGCCTCGACTGGCCTGACCGCGGCTCATGGCTGCACGTGCGCGCCAGCAACACCGAGCCGATTCTGCGGCTCATCGCCGAGGCGCGCGACCAGGCAAGCGCCTCGCAGCTCGTGCGCGAGGCCCAATCAATCGTCGCGTCGCTCTGAGCGGTCAGCGACCCGGATTGGCGCCCTCGCGTTCCTGCTCGGCCTCTCGCGCCATGTCCTCGCTGAATTGCATGGTCTGGCGGAGCATGCTGCGAATCTGCCGCAGCGCCTTCTGCTGCTCGGTTTCCTCCGGCACGTCGGGCTTGGGCGCCCGATCCTGCTGGGCCGGGTTGAGCACCGCGGCGATCTGTTCGATGGCCGCGACCACGTAGCCGCGCTTCTGGCGGTAGAGGTCATCCTGCTTCTGCTGCTGCTGCTCATCCATGAGCAGGTCCTTGGCGTCAAAAGGCATCTGCTCTGCGGAGACGGCTTCGTCGGCAAAGGCCGCCATGCCGCCGACCATCGCCAGCATCATGATGTCGCTCTGCTTGAGCGCCTTGTCGATGGAGTCTTCCTGCTCGCCCAGGAGCCGGGCCATCGCGTTGTTGGCGGTGGCGACTTCATCGCGGTAGATCGCGGCGATTCCCTCGATGCCCCGGCGCTGATCATCGCTGAGGTCTTCAAAGCCGAGCACCTGGCTGATGTATTCATCCGCCTGGGTCGGCGCGTAGATGCGCGGGTAGCAGGACTCGCGGAACGCGCGCGTGAGGCGGTCGCTGGCCGGGCCCGGCATGGCGGTGGCGACGACCTGCGCGTGCTTACGGTTGACGTCGCGGATCTGCCGGCGCACCGAGAGAATGCGTTCGAACTTCTCGAACATGTCTCCTTCAGCGCCGGCGTTCATGTAATCGATGTTGCGGACCTCCTCGGCGGCGCGGATGCGCTGCTGGAGCAGGCCGTCGAGTTCGGTCGCGTATGAATCGAGCAGGGGATCAACCCCGCCGCGCTGCTCCGGCTCCAGTTCCAGATCATCCACCAGTTCGATCACGTCAACGCTCTCGCCGGCGAAGAACGCGCCCACGTGCAGCAGCGTGCGGCGGCGGCGGTCGCGCTCGAAGCGAGCCCAGCCGGCCAGCTGCTCGGGCGTCAGCGTGGCCTTGACGTTCTCGAAGAAATCCTGCCCGACCTGCTGGCGCCGCTCCATCCACTGACGCTGGGCGGCCTGCATGTCCATGCCGATGCGGGCCATGTCCTCCATGTTGTCCCCGCCCATGTTGAAGCCGCCCAGTTCCTGCATCTCATCCATGAGCGCCTTGAGGCGGTCACGATGGGCCGTCGCGGCGTCGGTGAACTGCACGACGTAGCCCTGATGAAGCGCGGCGACGAGGTCGGTCTGCGACTGGTCCAGCCCCAGCGCCTTGGCGATCTCGCTGACCACCTGCGCCTTGATGAGCGGCGGCTCAACGGGGATCTCAAGCGTGTTCATCCGCTCGTTGAAATCGAACTCCTCATCCTGCCATGCCAGCGCCGCGCGCGGAGGCGCCAGCGTGCACAGCAAGACCGCACCGATGAGCGCCAGACGCATCGCGGACTGCCGGAGGAGATTGAGCGCCTTGGGCCACATGCATGCACCTTCTCTCGTAGTGATGTTCTCAAACAAGATTGAGATTCACTGTCATTATACGGAAAGCGGCCCGGCTGGAGGCGTCCGGTGAGGCGCAATCGCGGACACGTCGGCATTCCGGCCGGGCTACCGCAGCGGTTCGGGGATTCCGCCCTGTTCGAGGCGGTAGCGCCCGGACGCCACGTCGGCGAAGCTCTGCTGCGCACCTGCCGCACCGGGCCAGGTGATGATCACCTCATCGGCGCGCTCGGCCGGGCCCAGGCCCACGTGCACGAGCAGGTCGTGCTGCTTGCCGTTGTGGCCGCCGATGCCGATCAGTTGGCGCTGTATGAGCCGCTCGCCGATTCGCACCTGCACGATCGCGCCGAGCGCATCGCGATTCACACCCGCCTGCGGATCGCCTCGCAACCGGAGGTCGATCGAGTGTGCGTTTTCGCCAGGCAGCGATCGAAACAGCCGCAGGCGCGGCTCGCGGCCATGCCGCTGCTCGGGCGTGAAGCGATTGAACGTCTGCCCGACGAGCACGTCGAGCGAACCGTTGCCATCCACGTCGGCCAGCGAGATCTGCTGCGATCCGTCGTGGTCGAGGCCGACTTCGGCGGTCACGTCGCGCATCGCGCCATCTGTCTGCTGCAGGTACAGTCGCAGGCGCTGGTCATCGGGGTAGTCGCCCGACGAGAGCAGCAGATCGAGCCGGCCGTCGAGATCGAAGTCCGCCAGCTCGGCAAACAGATCGCCCTGGTTCCAATTGTCCACGCCCACGGGCACGCGATCCACGCTTCGCAGCGGATCGGCCTCGAACTTCGTCTCGCCGTCCTTCTTTCCGTTGTTGATCAGCAGCCGCGAGCGATCGGAAGATTCACCCGCCCAGCCGTGTGTGATTTCAGCCAGAAACACATCCCAGTCGCCGTCGCTGTCGATGTCTCCCACGGTGCAGTCAAAGGTGTTGCCGTTGGCGCGGAAGGGCCTTTCATCTTCGCGATCGAAGCGGGGATCGGTCTTGGCGCGTTCCTTGCGCCACTCGGGATAGCGGCCGTGGCGGATGGCGTCGCCGTCAAAGCCGATGCGCAGCGCGAGGTCGGTCCACAGCGGATACCTGACGCTCGGCGCGAGATCAGGCGGTGCCACGGAGAGTTCGAGCGGACTCCACTGATACAACCGGTTCCAGCGCCGGCCGTAGTTGAGTTCAAGAATCTCCGGCAGGGCGCGCTCGCAGCCGACGGGCGATGCAACGACTTCAGCGATCATCGCGCCGTACGTCGGGCGACCGCCGCGATCGGCCTCGTCCGCCTCGTCGAACGCAAATCCGTCGCTCGGCCAGGGCACGCGCTCGAAGCGGCCCGGCGCCGTCTGCAACAGCAGGTCGTTACCGAATCCGGCCAGCGAGGGGCCGTACTGCGTGTACCAGTTGCCCAGGTACAGATCGAGCCGACCGTCGCGATCCGCATCGCCGATGGCGATGGCCGCAGTGGTGGCGGGTCGCGCTGCGTCGATAATGCGCTCCGGGTCGAACGTCCCATCGCCGCGACCCGGTTGCCACGCGGCGCGCCGGCCGTGGTCGGTCCACTTCTCGTTGGCCGCGTCGATGTAGCGCGTGATGGCCGCGTCGGTGCGGCCGTCGTTGTCAAGATCGGCAAACACGAGACAGTCGCCGACATGGAGCAGAGGAAGGTTCGTCTGCACGGCCTCGACATAGTGAAAGCCAAGCGGACTCCCTTCGTCGGGCGTGTGGAGAAACAATCGCGGCCAGTGCGAGCCGGCGGGAATTTCGCCCGCCTCCGTTCCCGGCGGCGCGATGGTGGACTGGACAACGACATCGGGCTGATCATCGCCATTGACGTCGGCAAAGAGGCAGCGCGCAACGGTCGAGCCGACCACCTCCATGC from Phycisphaerales bacterium carries:
- a CDS encoding sodium-dependent transporter; this encodes MAESRGQWGSRFGFVLAAAGSAVGLGNIWKFPYITGENGGGLFVLIYLICIALVGIPIMMAEIMIGRAAQKQPVAAFHTLQGGRSAWAGVGWLGLLAGFIILSYYIVVAGWAMDFTLKAAANFTQPISEVANLEATRYRVDTPVAEMRDTLVQRRAADLSRDPIRTIQAELRPSVWKTYGLFEAVVKGSGDPEAARAILLEEPEFRAAVRAVEELSPAIDEVEKKAEQSAIDEYAGSTDTQIRDQAETVKRRAVVFDRVQAAFLDVAQDGWTSMFWAAIFMLITILIVAAGVSDGIERSCMIMMPALLLLILAMVLYGMTTDGFGQAVSFIFKPDIHKLKPSGILEALGHSFFTLSLGMGAMITYGSYQRTKGGLLGQSVAIAGFDTLVALLACLMIFPITFAYGQEPSAGPGLVFMSMPLAFAEIGRGGMLLAIMFFSLLTFAALTSSISLLEVVASYFIDEHGWKRHRAAWTLGIVIFAFGVPSAFAMSSSFPMHGWQPSFGKNFFDTMDYLASNWMLPLGGLFIALYAGWVMPARLRDAELTGMSTALAMGWLMLIRVVAPLLVIIVLMQKVGLLDADEFFYGLVH
- a CDS encoding sodium:alanine symporter family protein, which translates into the protein MNPLQAFLDLYNRYVPTFVDEILWGQHTFVVLLGVGLLFTIWSKFIQFRALTHGVSVIRGKYDDKNDPGAINHFQALSAALSATVGLGNIGGVAVAVAVGGPGAVFWMWVVGFLGMAIKSVEVTLAMLYRDTSDPDNPHGGAMWVIKRGFGDRVGGAAKPIAWIIGAIFCVTLLISTVTGGNMFQVWNVANITNQYFGIPQIATGIVLASLTAMVIIGGIKRIGAVAGKLVPFMCGMYIIAGIVVLFMQGKNVPSMLLFIVQDAFSPTEAGGAFLGASAWFGLTTGLRRALFSNEAGQGSSPIAHSAAKTDEPVREGVVAGLEPFVDTCMVCTLTALVILSTNTWNREAEGEYAGDLSLIRAVSPVLDDDDQPVLDDAGEAKTQLEWTVQASPRLDQIPVLPAPDAWLPGNRLFLLAEVPNNQNKSTHQNRIRIGGEIKKATEDDFSEAPADLKPKQARLHRELKESLEAAGIKTDDLYVSWSSLTLNPKDWSEPVTPDGTEVRLVSTGIYRDLVGASLTGNAFDRAIPGLGKWLVTLTCWLFALSTMISWSYYGEQGVVFLFGTWAVLTYKVIFCLLAVVASIPAFIKTDAQLGVLADLGTGVMLLANVPIIVAMGYQAMRAFKDYFGRMARGEMEGPHKAPPLEDVMEGKDVE
- a CDS encoding CRTAC1 family protein — protein: MRQWFAAVAAACCAGAGSFAQQSLRYEDITDRVGLGMEVVGSTVARCLFADVNGDDQPDVVVQSTIAPPGTEAGEIPAGSHWPRLFLHTPDEGSPLGFHYVEAVQTNLPLLHVGDCLVFADLDNDGRTDAAITRYIDAANEKWTDHGRRAAWQPGRGDGTFDPERIIDAARPATTAAIAIGDADRDGRLDLYLGNWYTQYGPSLAGFGNDLLLQTAPGRFERVPWPSDGFAFDEADEADRGGRPTYGAMIAEVVASPVGCERALPEILELNYGRRWNRLYQWSPLELSVAPPDLAPSVRYPLWTDLALRIGFDGDAIRHGRYPEWRKERAKTDPRFDREDERPFRANGNTFDCTVGDIDSDGDWDVFLAEITHGWAGESSDRSRLLINNGKKDGETKFEADPLRSVDRVPVGVDNWNQGDLFAELADFDLDGRLDLLLSSGDYPDDQRLRLYLQQTDGAMRDVTAEVGLDHDGSQQISLADVDGNGSLDVLVGQTFNRFTPEQRHGREPRLRLFRSLPGENAHSIDLRLRGDPQAGVNRDALGAIVQVRIGERLIQRQLIGIGGHNGKQHDLLVHVGLGPAERADEVIITWPGAAGAQQSFADVASGRYRLEQGGIPEPLR
- a CDS encoding 6-carboxytetrahydropterin synthase, translated to MFQLSVKRVFSAAHALTLGGAAEPLHGHDWRVTVIVAGDRLDADGLLCDFHALEEVIDAVIAPFQNANLNDAEAFRGRNASAERVAQHIAERLRPGLPAGVRLDRVSVTEAPGCEATFVVS
- a CDS encoding HD domain-containing protein — its product is MREITIHNLRAGNVLPLDLYSIYGIKLLARRTTITPALLEHLSTIGPRFYLADNARAFAPLAVLREVHPADLKRNDRARSDLVGLGGRVTAQAGAVLEPHHLDALASGAFEVVRSEPEHIAAWRRKVSNEILERRQHQWLTLDQNAPVEDDALGLGKSTQGSWPGIEEIIAWRDERVDLLRGQYARLLAGLPVELALLYRMVDELIGMLRRSPSHYAQIALLCPRAADYLPDHALSTAALAISIAARRSWPVEHIRLAGLAGLVHDVGMLLLPQRLRTEAEDLDEVDRARVLRHTAYSVALLDDVIDLPDAVVCAAYRHHERDNGKGYPEGLRARGIGDLARLLAVADMAAALNEPRPFRPQPLAHEAIQTMVQYGVDGFIHRPLVRALVETVGLYPIGSYVRLSSERLALVVGMHIDAPDRPIVRLCDEHGCMHGDVIDLTRNEPWELFVLDGTKGPGEELARRNRLAG
- the glmM gene encoding phosphoglucosamine mutase, with amino-acid sequence MSANLEAALMLSVSGARGIVGRSMTPAVAARLTRAFAQDLIDRSARRGTVVIGRDGRPSGADLEAVAAATLDAMGFQPVRLGVATTPTTAIMVAHLGAVGGIVITASHNPIEWNGIKFLTARGSAPGAIDAQRIIDRFRNFEGDDATPQAGASAARDESAARVHVERILAHIEPAPIAARRFKVVLDSVNASGGAAGRLLLERLGAQIVHLNGEPTGVFAHTPEPMRENLTDLAAQVAAHEADVGFAQDPDADRLAIIDERGRYIGEEYTFVLAAEQVLAQSGGGKSVAVNLSSSRMIDDVAASHGSRVFRTPVGEANVVEAMVRHGCALGGEGNGGVIWPEICFVRDSLSGMALVLSLLARRGTALSEIVSAMPSYAIEKSKCAIRPGLAQRAIDALASRYREARQDTQDGLRLDWPDRGSWLHVRASNTEPILRLIAEARDQASASQLVREAQSIVASL